In one Bactrocera tryoni isolate S06 chromosome 5, CSIRO_BtryS06_freeze2, whole genome shotgun sequence genomic region, the following are encoded:
- the LOC120776766 gene encoding protein JTB, producing MLETCQRRHMLLGLSLLVAATVIVLIIESRFPDSENTRRSRAQQFVIENNSTCWQREEYSVIQECHPCTEFDIVSKSLGVCIHTHYKEVLRCKSGETVTRSCDRVALIDQRNFIKFEITCFCIGSLSYLVSYARDRILSRRTHLKIERQLNRMQ from the coding sequence ATGTTGGAAACTTGTCAAAGGCGTCACATGCTACTAGGGCTCAGCCTATTAGTGGCTGCAACAGTTATAGTTCTCATTATCGAGTCGCGTTTTCCTGACAGTGAGAATACTCGACGCTCGCGAGCTCAGCAGTTCGTCATCGAAAACAATTCCACATGCTGGCAGCGCGAGGAATATAGTGTCATACAGGAATGTCATCCGTGCACCGAATTTGATATTGTAAGCAAAAGCCTTGGTGTATGCATACACACGCACTACAAGGAAGTTCTACGTTGTAAAAGTGGTGAAACTGTGACGCGTAGCTGTGATCGTGTCGCGCTTATTGACCAGcgtaatttcattaaatttgagaTTACATGCTTTTGTATAGGCTCACTTAGCTATCTGGTTTCATATGCTAGAGATCGAATATTATCACGAAGAACGCATTTAAAGATTGAACGACAATTGAACCGCATGCAATAA
- the LOC120776764 gene encoding patj homolog yields the protein MHLGADISSALQQIEAVKKGIDESEDPKLQLQTAESLKTILDLLQDPVFRTIVHVQDSLSELNAQLAQHPSMLPNDFDIDVAGNLVLSINGGDVMYDFSSAPLSPHSGPSSPGSGQLTPSVLTGAIESDEQGRPHSQNSKITSDLFAADYAQIQAIELVNDGTGLGFGIIGARTSGVTVKTILPGGVADRDGRLRSGDHILQIGDVNLHDMVSEQVAAVLRQSGTHVRLVVARPMEQSSPGQFTLEPGSAIVPTRVLADPVELERYLISTGYPEIFGESSTASTPQTTTEDERFIYRSDDISKRPPMAVPTIDLVEFLDLPETEKLQVELTKDMNGLGITIAGYVCEKEELSGIFVKSVSPGSAADMSGRIRVNDRIIEVDGQSLQGFSNHQAVELLKKSGQVVNLRLERYLRGPKYEQLQQAIAANDKIPSVPSTPSRVNLPSPITPVTSQRTSSVAKTQYATHLAEDSHDLSFDGISNLSSATVPDSFMSVTPATTTSIPTTTLSSFGSGKKMIAVRDSIDGTPKIIPTDVSIGSIGKSESELTEVEEPMHAKNSTLISRHKYYTDPELTPDVEQEIIRKWKKIVGPDVDVIVAQIKKFAVGGLGISLEGTVDVEGGREVRPHHYIRSILADGPVGVNGVLRSGDELLEVNGERLLGMNHLEVVAILKELPQDVRMVCGRGKNALMPFSDDTLKKLSSNFENLMPTSDRLVKAKSDGSLATAGSVNDDSFNKLKSRSLEPLTGLAMWSSEPQIIELVKGDRGLGFSILDYQDPLDPNDTLIVIRSLVPGGVAQLDGRLIPGDRLLFVNSINLENASLDQAVQALKGAPKGVVRIGVAKPLPMTDNSLKSGNGNSVDSKCEDSSMDSSGMVGSENVSMQLSNASTMIVEPDLIPDWRK from the exons GGATTCCCTTTCCGAATTAAATGCTCAGTTAGCGCAACATCCATCAATGCTTCCCAATGATTTTGATATCGACGTGGCTGGAAATTTGGTGTTGAGTATTAACGGTGGTGATGTTATGTATGATTTTTCGTCTGCACCACTTTCTCCTCATTCGGGTCCAAGTAGTCCAGGGAGTGGACAACTGACACCTTCTGTATTGACGGGAGCAATCGAATCCGACGAACAAGGACGTCCACATTctcaaaattccaaaataacaAGCGATCTTTTCGCTGCAGACTATGCTCAAATACAGGCCATTGAGTTGGTTAATGATGGTACTGGTCTTGGGTTCGGAATAATTGGTGCACGCACATCAGGTGTGACTGTGAAGACTATTTTACCAGGTGGGGTTGCAGATCGTGATGGACGCTTGCGTTCTGGAGATCATATTTTGCAAATCGGTGATGTAAACTTGCATGATATGGTGTCTGAGCAGGTGGCAGCAGTACTGCGGCAATCAGGTACGCACGTGCGCCTCGTAGTGGCGCGTCCTATGGAGCAGTCATCGCCTGGACAATTTACACTAGAACCTGGAAGTGCTATAGTACCCACGCGAGTTTTAGCGGATCCTGTGGAGTTAGAACGGTACTTAATTTCTACTGGTTATCCGGAGATTTTCGGTGAAAGTTCTACTGCGTCTACGCCACAAACTACAACAGAAGATGAAAGATTTATTTACCGTTCGGATGATATTTCTAAACGTCCACCAATGGCAGTACCGACTATCgatttagttgaatttttggATTTACCCGAAACTGAGAAACTACAAGTTGAATTAACTAAAGACATGAATGGTCTCGGTATTACTATAGCTGGCTATGTCTGCGAAAAAGAAGAACTTTCAGGTATATTTGTAAAGAGCGTTTCACCAGGATCAGCTGCGGATATGAGTGGACGTATTCGCGTTAATGATCGCATTATTGAGGTGGATGGTCAATCGTTGCAAGGTTTCTCGAATCACCAAGCGGTAGAGTTGCTCAAGAAATCAGGACAAGTAGTTAATTTACGCTTGGAGCGTTACTTACGTGGTCCAAAGTACGAACAATTGCAACAGGCTATTGCTGCCAATGATAAAATACCAAGTGTTCCGTCAACACCTTCAagagttaatttgccttctccCATTACTCCAGTCACATCACAACGAACATCGTCTGTGGCTAAAACACAATATGCGACTCACCTCGCAGAAGATTCGCATGACCTATCTTTTGATGGTATTTCTAATTTGTCATCGGCCACCGTCCCAGATTCATTTATGTCTGTCACGCCGGCAACTACTACGTCAATACCTACAACTACTTTAAGTAGTTTTGGATCAGGCAAAAAAATGATAGCAGTACGTGACTCCATTGATGGCACACCCAAAATTATACCTACAGACGTTTCCATAGGTTCGATTGGAAAGTCTGAAAGTGAATTAACTGAAGTAGAA gaACCAATGCATGCTAAGAATTCAACTTTAATTTCTCGGCACAAATACTATACTGATCCTGAGTTAACTCCAGATGTTGAACAGGAAATCATACGCAAATGGAAAAAGATTGTCGGTCCCGACGTTGATGTGATAGTTGCCCAGATTAAAAAGTTTGCGGTCGGTGGTTTAGGAATTTCTTTGGAAGGAACTGTTGATGTTGAAGGTGGACGTGAAGTTCGGCCTCATCATTATATCCGTTCAATATTGGCTGATGGCCCTGTTGGTGTAAACGGTGTTCTTCGATCTGGTGATGAATTATTGGAAGTGAATGGCGAACGTTTGCTTGGAATGAATCATTTGGAAGTAGTTGCTATACTCAAGGAGTTGCCACAAGATGTACGCATGGTCTGCGGCCGAGGCAAGAATGCTTTAATGCCATTCTCAGATGATACCTTAAAAAAATTGAGTAGCAATTTTGAGAATTTAATGCCGACTTCTGATCGTTTGGTGAAAGCCAAATCCGATGGCAGCTTGGCCACTGCAGGTTCGGTCAACGACGACTCGTTCAACAAGCTGAAATCACGCTCACTAGAGCCACTTACAGGACTTGCAATGTGGTCGTCCGAGCCGCAGATTATAGAACTGGTCAAGGGCGATCGTGGTTTGGGCTTCTCCATACTAGACTACCAAGACCCGTTAGATCCAAACGACACGCTAATTGTTATAAGGTCTCTTGTGCCGGGCGGAGTAGCACAATTAGACGGGCGTCTTATACCCGGAGATCGTCTGTTATTTGTCAATTCTATTAATTTGGAAAATGCTTCTTTAGATCAAGCAGTTCAAGCACTAAAGGGTGCACCCAAAGGAGTAGTGCGCATAGGCGTAGCTAAGCCGCTACCAATGACAGATAATTCTTTGAAGAGCGGAAATGGCAACAGCGTTGATTCGAAATGCGAAGACTCCTCAATGGATTCGAGTGGAATGGTGGGCAGTGAAAATGTCTCAATGCAGCTAAGCAATGCCTCCACAATGATTGTTGAGCCGGATTTAATTCCGGATTGGCGAAAATAA